In Lachancea thermotolerans CBS 6340 chromosome H complete sequence, a single genomic region encodes these proteins:
- a CDS encoding KLTH0H07414p (some similarities with uniprot|Q01589 Saccharomyces cerevisiae YDR077W SED1 Isolated as a suppressor of an erd2 deletion mutant (ERD2 is the HDEL receptor that sorts ER proteins) SED1 encodes a cell wall protein.), whose translation MQFSTVALISSLGSAALAQQFLNTTTPLSSARSSSTASLVPSNAGETTTYTDYEVVTAFTTYCPEPTTIITNDETYTVTSATTLTITNCPCTIPKSTTKTATKEEPVTVTEEEVVTAFTTYCPEPTTFSTNGETYTVTSATTLTITNCPCTLTRTTTKSSSEAPAATSTETTSSKASSEAPVATSTARTITVTEEEVVTAFTTYCPEPTTFSTNGETYTVTSPTTLTITDCPCTLTRTSTTTKTEATSTVEGTTVTGTTVPGTTVTGTTAPGTTVTGTTVTGTTGQETTVPGTTVEGTTVPGTTVEGTTVPGTTVTGTTAPGTTVEGTTVTPSSAKGTTAATPSVSSSAATLSSVTISTEQGTHAATSATSSHSIAVQSEAGANKIAVGGVAGLAAAAALLI comes from the coding sequence ATGCAATTCTCTACAGTCGCTCTTATCTCGTCGCTAGGCTCTGCCGCGCTGGCGCAGCAGTTCCTCAACACCACCACTCCATTGAGCTCGGCGCGCTCGTCCTCGACCGCATCTTTGGTGCCTTCCAACGCTGGGGAGACCACCACCTACACGGACTACGAGGTTGTCACCGCGTTCACCACCTACTGCCCTGAGCCAACCACCATCATCACCAACGATGAGACCTACACTGTGACCTCTGCCACTACTCTAACAATCACCAACTGCCCATGCACCATTCCAAAGTCCACCACTAAGACCGCCACTAAGGAGGAGCCTGTGACCGTGACCGAGGAGGAAGTCGTCACAGCTTTCACCACCTACTGCCCAGAGCCAACCACCTTCTCTACCAACGGCGAGACCTACACTGTGACCTCTGCCACTACTCTAACGATCACCAACTGCCCATGCACCCTAACGAGAACCACCACTAAGTCTAGCTCTGAGGCTCCAGCTGCCACctccaccgagactaccAGCTCCAAGGCCAGCTCTGAGGCTCCTGTCGCCACCTCCACCGCGAGAACTATCACTGTGACCGAGGAGGAAGTCGTCACTGCCTTCACCACCTACTGCCCAGAGCCAACCACCTTCTCTACCAACGGCGAGACTTACACTGTGACCTCTCCAACTACTCTAACCATCACCGACTGCCCATGCACCTTGACCAGAACCTCGACCACTACTAAGACCGAGGCCACCTCCACTGTCGAGGGAACCACCGTCACTGGCACCACCGTCCCAGGTACCACTGTCACCGGCACTACCGCCCCAGGCACTACCGTTACTGGCACCACTGTCACTGGTACCACCGGTCAGGAAACCACTGTCCCAGGTACCACTGTTGAGGGCACCACTGTCCCAGGTACCACTGTTGAGGGCACCACTGTCCCAGGTACTACCGTCACTGGCACCACTGCTCCAGGCACTACCGTCGAGGGCACCACTGTTACCCCATCTTCCGCCAAGGGTACCACTGCTGCCACTCCTTCTGTGAGCTCCTCTGCTGCTACCCTTTCCTCAGTCACTATTTCTACTGAGCAAGGTACTCACGCCGCCACCTCCGCCACATCTTCCCACTCCATTGCTGTCCAGTCTGAGGCTGGCGCTAACAAGATCGCTGTCGGTGGTGTTGCTGGTTTggccgctgctgccgcttTGTTGATCTAA
- the RAD55 gene encoding putative DNA-dependent ATPase RAD55 (weakly similar to uniprot|P38953 Saccharomyces cerevisiae YDR076W RAD55 Protein that stimulates strand exchange by stabilizing the binding of Rad51p to single-stranded DNA involved in the recombinational repair of double-strand breaks in DNA during vegetative growth and meiosis forms heterodimer with Rad57p): MAIGISLSQLIDDSPPPLRSGVAALDDALGGWHSRCIYELFGPPGTSKTRIAQSLVQSEMARDGTCLWVDAHVHTPLETLASPSQSARPAEADAQSRASDAEGDERASSESPSRGLHRTRLTSFAQYVFFFQNLRERYELVVLQGFSQVLTDYIHARAAMPLPRADSAHAIKVKSLITLFTLITKYAHAYNATIVLVSDAMNTSYMGGVHHVPQEHVTFADDSRFLMRALKRRPVQVLRSALVANLGIGPHDHLWEVFVRRRVALMWDWDWRTPFRRVPRRMEVALVYDPARSAAALARVELQDGSALARERGREREQNDQEGAADHVILSSFSSNMSPPQLSPGTEPPRKRAKPAAWQGPSEDRCRASQALPLTPRFQELRARNTDPRASADVLYDSEG, from the coding sequence ATGGCCATCGGCATCTCGCTCTCGCAGCTTATCGACGATAGCCCGCCGCCACTGCGAAGCGGTGTCGCTGCACTCGACGACGCGCTAGGCGGTTGGCACTCTCGGTGCATCTACGAGCTGTTTGGGCCCCCGGGCACGAGCAAGACACGCATCGCACAATCCCTCGTTCAGAGCGAGATGGCACGTGACGGCACGTGCTTGTGGGTCGACGCTCACGTTCACACACCATTGGAGACCCTGGCTTCGCCGTCGCAGTCCGCGCGACCTGCCGAGGCCGACGCACAATCCCGGGCCAGCGATGCCGAGGGCGATGAGCGCGCCAGCTCCGAATCACCGTCCCGCGGACTGCATCGAACGCGCCTGACATCATTCGCGCAGTacgtttttttctttcagaaTCTGCGAGAGCGCTACGAGCTTGTCGTTCTGCAGGGCTTCTCGCAGGTGCTCACAGACTATATCCACGCACGCGCAGCAATGCCGCTGCCGCGCGCGGACTCTGCGCACGCGATCAAAGTCAAGAGCCTGATTACCCTTTTCACGCTGATCACCAAATACGCGCACGCGTATAACGCCACGATAGTGCTCGTGAGCGACGCGATGAACACCTCGTATATGGGTGGAGTGCATCACGTGCCGCAGGAGCATGTGACTTTCGCGGACGACTCTCGGTTTCTGATGCGCGCGCTGAAGCGGCGGCCCGTACAGGTGCTGCGGAGCGCGCTGGTTGCGAACCTAGGCATAGGCCCGCACGACCACCTGTGGGAGGTTTTCGTGCGGCGCCGCGTCGCTTTGATGTGGGACTGGGATTGGCGCACTCCGTTTCGACGCGTCCCGCGACGCATGGAGGTCGCGTTGGTATACGACCCTGCGCGTTccgcggcggcgctggcgcgcgTGGAACTGCAGGATGGCAGTGCCCTCGCGCGCGAGCGCGGGCGAGAGCGCGAACAAAACGACCAAGAGGGGGCGGCGGACCACGTGATCCTCTCGTCGTTTTCCAGTAATATGTCGCCGCCGCAGCTGTCACCTGGCACGGAGCCGCCACGCAAGCGGGCGAAGCCCGCGGCGTGGCAGGGCCCATCCGAAGACCGCTGCCGCGCGTCACAAGCTCTACCACTCACGCCGAGGTTCCAAGAGCTGCGCGCGCGAAACACCGACCcccgcgccagcgcggACGTGCTTTACGACAGTGAGGGTTAG
- the PPH3 gene encoding phosphoprotein phosphatase PP4 catalytic subunit PPH3 (highly similar to uniprot|P32345 Saccharomyces cerevisiae YDR075W PPH3 Catalytic subunit of protein phosphatase involved in activation of Gln3p which is a transcription factor with a role in nitrogen utilization) — MKVDETIALLRQGKQVSEETVYTLCLRSQELLMSEANVTRVDTPVTICGDIHGQLHDLLTLFDKSGGVENNKYVFLGDFVDRGFYSLESFLLLLCYKLRYPDRITMIRGNHETRQITKVYGFYDEIVRKYGNSNVWRYCCEVFDYLSLGAVVDGQVFCVHGGLSPNVTTVNQIRAIERKQEVPHEGAMCDLLWSDPDEVSTWSLSPRGAGFLFGRNEVDQFLHCNGLELIARAHQLVMEGYKEMFGGGLVTVWSAPNYCYRCGNVAAVLRIEDGLSREYMIFEAVQAQDDVGNAIIPTKKPQMDYFL, encoded by the coding sequence ATGAAGGTGGACGAAACAATCGCCCTGCTCAGGCAGGGAAAGCAGGTTTCGGAGGAGACTGTGTATACGTTGTGCCTGCGTTCGCAGGAGCTGTTGATGAGCGAGGCGAATGTGACACGGGTGGATACGCCGGTGACAATTTGCGGCGACATTCACGGACAGCTTCACGACCTGCTGACGCTGTTCGACAAAAGCGGCGgcgttgaaaacaacaaatatGTCTTTCTCGGAGACTTCGTGGACCGCGGGTTCTACTCCCTTGAAAGCTTCCTACTGCTTTTGTGCTACAAGCTGCGATACCCAGATCGGATTACAATGATACGAGGCAACCATGAGACGCGGCAGATAACGAAAGTGTACGGATTCTATGACGAGATCGTCCGCAAGTACGGGAACAGCAACGTATGGCGCTACTGCTGCGAGGTGTTTGACTATCTTTCACTTGGAGCGGTTGTGGACGGACAGGTGTTTTGCGTGCACGGCGGTCTATCGCCGAATGTGACAACTGTGAACCAGATCCGCGCGATCGAGCGGAAGCAAGAAGTCCCACATGAGGGCGCAATGTGCGATCTATTGTGGAGCGACCCTGACGAGGTTAGCACATGGAGTTTGTCTCCGCGCGGTGCCGGATTTTTGTTTGGGCGCAACGAGGTGGATCAGTTTTTACACTGTAACGGGCTTGAGCTGATCGCGCGCGCGCACCAGCTCGTGATGGAGGGTTATAAAGAAATGTTCGGAGGTGGACTCGTGACGGTGTGGTCGGCGCCCAACTACTGTTACCGGTGCGGGAACGTGGCGGCCGTACTACGGATTGAAGATGGGCTGAGCCGCGAGTACATGATCTTCGAAGCCGTTCAGGCGCAGGACGATGTCGGCAACGCTATCATCCCCACGAAGAAGCCGCAGATGGACTACTTTCTGTAG
- the PEA2 gene encoding Pea2p (weakly similar to uniprot|Q70DD8 Saccharomyces cerevisiae YER149C PEA2 Coiled-coil polarisome protein required for polarized morphogenesis cell fusion) — translation MGGLKLLRAANPKLFSDPECDKYPTSYDELSVFLKREQVYSGAELATELDYLDSVLYGDRERGIDLDRKLRVEYAMFKATTMQNERAGPGPSLDELVVLNEQIQNAHKQRTSEITQKQNAFYAALMALLQSVSLDQAALQSILTAAEGGRDCDDLEKSSSGMSRSIQPSPLDEVTSYLISGALQHGVELKPSTLEPESPRDDITFFKECIDSLLRNVGLTQPPAENQDRDNDRKDETGDSDVAVALKDLQLAHSFLTKKFEGDRNEYLHSIDKLTRTNKELSHELLTYHSELTTVKENCDALTKEREELKSQLEYHTSLNTPTLVASSPVSNASASSAASGSKSYSIGVMRSEFKKVLTDTQNRYEKELQEERELRKQLEQELSSFRTRRSGHNL, via the coding sequence ATGGGCGGTTTAAAGCTGCTACGTGCCGCAAACCCTAAACTCTTCTCAGATCCGGAATGCGACAAATACCCGACAAGCTACGACGAACTATCAGTCTTTTTAAAACGCGAGCAGGTATATAGCGGCGCGGAGCTTGCCACAGAGCTTGACTACTTAGACTCAGTGCTTTATGGTGATAGGGAGCGTGGTATTGATCTGGACAGGAAGCTGCGAGTTGAGTACGCCATGTTCAAAGCCACGACAATGCAAAATGAAAGGGCCGGGCCCGGTCCCTCGCTGGACGAATTAGTGGTGTTGAATGAGCAAATCCAGAACGCGCACAAACAAAGGACGTCTGAGATCACCCAAAAGCAAAATGCGTTTTATGCGGCACTAATGGCGCTACTGCAGTCTGTGTCGCTGGACCAGGCAGCCCTGCAATCCATTTTGACCGCAGCAGAGGGTGGTCGCGACTGCGACGACCTGGAGAAGAGCAGCTCCGGTATGAGTCGCAGTATTCAGCCGTCTCCGTTAGACGAAGTTACTTCTTATTTAATATCTGGTGCACTGCAACATGGAGTTGAATTGAAGCCAAGTACTCTAGAGCCTGAATCCCCACGCGACGACATaacctttttcaaagaatgcATAGACTCCCTCTTGCGTAACGTTGGTCTCACGCAACCGCCGGCTGAAAACCAGGATAGAGATAACGACCGCAAAGATGAGACCGGAGATAGCGATGTCGCTGTGGCATTGAAAGACCTGCAGCTCGCACACAGTTTCCTCaccaaaaagttcgaaGGCGATAGAAATGAGTATTTGCACAGTATAGACAAGCTGACGCGTACCAACAAGGAATTATCTCACGAGCTTCTCACGTACCACTCGGAGCTGACAACCGTGAAGGAGAACTGTGACGCATTAACTAAGGAACGGGAAGAGCTGAAGTCACAGTTAGAGTACCACACGTCGTTAAATACACCCACTCTAGTCGCTTCGTCGCCGGTATCGAACGCGAGTGCTAGTTCCGCCGCAAGCGGGAGCAAGTCGTACTCAATAGGCGTTATGCGGAGTGAATTCAAGAAAGTCCTAACAGACACCCAAAACAGATATGAAAAGGAGCTCCAGGAGGAGCGCGAATTACGGAAGCAACTGGAGCAAGAACTATCCTCCTTTAGGACGCGGAGGTCGGGGCACAATCTATAG
- the SPT15 gene encoding TATA-binding protein (highly similar to uniprot|P13393 Saccharomyces cerevisiae YER148W SPT15 TATA-binding protein general transcription factor that interacts with other factors to form the preinitiation complex at promoters essential for viability), whose product MSEESRLKDFQEANKIVFDPSTRSVWETQEKGPNAGLSKTEDEDSQNATTSGIVPTLQNIVATVNLDCRLDLKTVALHARNAEYNPKRFAAVIMRIREPKTTALIFASGKMVVIGAKSEDDSKLASRKYARIIQKIGFSAKFTDFKIQNIVGSCDVKFPIRLEGLAFSHGTFSSYEPELFPGLIYRMVKPKIVLLIFVSGKIVLTGAKQREEIYQAFEAIYPVLSEFRKL is encoded by the coding sequence ATGTCAGAGGAGAGCCGTCTCAAGGACTTCCAAGAGGCCAACAAGATCGTATTTGATCCCAGCACGCGATCAGTCTGGGAGACACAAGAGAAGGGGCCAAACGCGGGGCTCTCAAAGACAGAGGATGAGGATTCACAAAACGCGACAACCTCTGGGATTGTGCCTACGCTTCAAAATATAGTGGCCACCGTCAATTTGGACTGCCGGCTTGATCTTAAAACCGTGGCGCTGCACGCGAGAAATGCGGAGTATAACCCCAAGCGTTTCGCAGCTGTAATTATGCGTATCAGAGAACCCAAAACTACAGCTCTGATCTTCGCGTCAGGCAAGATGGTCGTGATCGGTGCCAAGTCGGAGGACGACTCGAAACTAGCGAGTCGTAAGTACGCCAGAATTATACAAAAAATTGGGTTCAGTGCCAAGTTCACggacttcaaaatccaGAATATTGTGGGATCGTGTGATGTCAAATTTCCTATTAGACTTGAGGGCCTGGCGTTCTCGCACGGAACTTTCTCGTCTTACGAACCTGAGTTGTTTCCGGGGTTGATTTACAGAATGGTTAAGCCAAAAATTGTGTTGCTGATTTTCGTTTCGGGAAAAATTGTGCTCACAGGTGCCAAGCAGAGAGAAGAGATTTACCAGGCGTTCGAGGCCATTTATCCTGTGTTGAGCGAGTTCAGGAAGCTTTAG
- the SCC4 gene encoding cohesin-loading factor complex subunit SCC4 (similar to uniprot|P40090 Saccharomyces cerevisiae YER147C SCC4), with protein sequence MNEKLSASEFYRLSHEYSEHAHQLLRDVSTEQQMQQYQTLIYHAIHALICTKEQFQLSAEQDVTVTLELCNLLVQETVEFDLAETYLSSVKERLHATDLLHEKMLVEEALVRVAKMRGSSQHLKDSLRNVNATLSDLDGSNSAWHLYFSFLRIELISMISPSDQRILRLFEELIQSSRDAPPFHLFIMCSYLGYCLDQHLSVPMHYLQELATLSDSEAPPPLKLWKHLIELLVLMQIDSNITGKLSEFKEFVTIHKKVLTSPSFNLRLDNKVEITLNSLVFRYKDFKNIILLFQSISYLTNCYDKKANFSTRFLPKVKKAATELLDSAEDANILAINNMRSFYKRMLDLCHYYTCFEGLILEGVCEEVTDETEYAALINAMKLQLAKNSEGALQAYSKIIDSKFSTEFRLIGMLNCFVIKVATMSKHGGTVAFDDYQKVNEIWASITHLVDSHEFRMNQTWQCTLVVIWIATHFHPFTNAQLSRENDADYLEKLKWFHSANSYCKVASSSSHGSVNNEEKPKAPALKKALLLLFLLNYIAGATVVHDLGEKCQISNACFYLGQQQQMPLMRYLAGLSHLLNCGLAMKSKDVAITRSKLKELVENLLKSGFELAQ encoded by the coding sequence ATGAATGAGAAGCTGAGCGCAAGCGAGTTTTATAGGCTCAGTCATGAGTACTCAGAGCATGCTCATCAATTGCTTAGGGATGTAAGTACCGAGCAGCAGATGCAGCAGTACCAGACCCTAATATACCACGCGATTCATGCGTTGATCTGCACCAAGGAGCAGTTTCAACTCAGCGCTGAGCAAGATGTTACAGTCACATTAGAGCTCTGCAATCTATTGGTTCAAGAAACAGTTGAGTTCGACCTTGCAGAAACATATTTGTCTAGTGTGAAAGAGCGGCTTCATGCTACTGACCTTCTACACGAAAAGATGCTAGTCGAAGAAGCGCTCGTTCGAGTAGCTAAGATGCGAGGATCATCCCAGCACCTTAAAGACTCACTGCGTAATGTCAATGCAACCTTAAGCGACCTTGATGGCTCGAACTCGGCGTGGCACCTTTACTTCTCTTTTCTTAGAATTGAGCTGATATCAATGATTTCACCATCGGATCAGCGGATACTTCGattgtttgaagagctgatACAAAGCAGCAGAGACGCCCCACCTTTTCATTTATTCATCATGTGTTCTTATCTTGGCTACTGTCTTGATCAACACTTAAGCGTGCCAATGCATTATCTTCAGGAGCTTGCAACGCTATCTGACTCTGAAGCACCACCACCGCTCAAGCTGTGGAAGCATTTGATAGAGCTTTTGGTTCTTATGCAAATCGACTCAAATATTACAGGGAAGCTTTCTGAGTTTAAGGAGTTTGTTACTATTCACAAAAAGGTCTTGACTAGCCCGAGTTTCAATTTGAGGCTTGACAACAAGGTCGAAATCACTTTGAATAGCTTGGTTTTTCGTTACAAAGATTTTAAGAATATTATACTGTTATTCCAAAGCATTAGCTATCTGACCAACTGTTATGACAAGAAAGCCAATTTCTCCACCAGGTTTCTCCCGAAAGTTAAGAAGGCTGCAACAGAGCTACTCGATTCCGCTGAAGACGCAAATATCCTGGCGATAAACAACATGCGTTCTTTCTACAAACGGATGCTAGACCTATGTCACTACTATACCTGCTTCGAAGGTCTGATCCTAGAAGGCGTTTGCGAAGAAGTAACGGATGAAACCGAATACGCAGCCTTGATAAACGCCATGAAACTCCAGCTGGCCAAAAATTCTGAAGGAGCCCTACAAGCATATTCCAAAATAATAGATTCCAAATTTTCAACTGAATTCAGGCTAATAGGAATGTTAAATTGTTTCGTTATCAAAGTTGCTACAATGAGCAAACATGGAGGTACCGTAGCCTTCGATGACTACCAAAAGGTTAATGAAATCTGGGCGTCCATCACACATCTTGTTGACTCGCACGAATTCCGCATGAACCAAACTTGGCAGTGCACTTTGGTTGTGATTTGGATAGCGACTCACTTTCACCCATTTACTAACGCCCAGTTGTCTCGAGAGAATGATGCGGACtatcttgaaaaactcaaatgGTTTCACTCGGCCAACAGCTATTGCAAGGTTGCAAGCAGTTCATCGCATGGAAGCGTCAACAACGAGGAAAAACCTAAAGCACCTGcgctcaaaaaagctttgttactgctttttcttctgaactACATTGCTGGTGCTACTGTGGTTCACGACTTGGGAGAAAAGTGTCAGATTTCCAACGCTTGCTTTTACCTCGgacagcaacaacaaatGCCACTTATGAGATACCTTGCAGGTCTGTCGCATTTACTGAATTGCGGCCTTGCTATGAAAAGCAAGGATGTTGCCATAACGAGATCTAAGTTGAAGGAACTGGTTGAAAACTTGTTAAAGTCTGGTTTTGAGCTGGCTCAATAA
- the TPS2 gene encoding trehalose-phosphatase TPS2 (similar to uniprot|P31688 Saccharomyces cerevisiae YDR074W TPS2 Trehalose-6-phosphate phosphatase), whose product MSSDKPGTAEKPVSGRIINCVPQLPYKVSRNDLYTPGENQDPGDEWKLTPISGNSALYSSLYLLRDSPDWEEHVVGWTGEIDPGNKFAYVAPPNQRGTQAANDNARYNSQESNEDPLYLSQEQKRVIAEKLQDKEDSNNKMTVHPVWLLRRDQLRWREYSDKIVWPALHYILNPPSDGQKENTWWYDYVKFNEAYALKVAQIYQPGDIIWVHDYYLMLLPQLLRMRFGDAIIAYFHHTPWPSSEYFRCLSKRKQLLDGILGSNRVCFQNDGFSRHFVSACKRLLDSTSTKKKSKGKGRDEWVISVYGGDVVVDSLPIGVNTEEILRKAFTEDIDEKVKVIKEAYANKKIIFGRDRLDTVRGVVQKLQAFEAFLAMYPEYRDKVVLIQVSRPTATDQGLKLEQQVNDLVNSINAQYGTLNSSPVHHYHVRIPEDAYHSLLRAADLCLITSARDGMNTTALEYVTVKSRSSIDGCYANPLVLSEFSGTSTVLKDALIVNPWDAVAVARTIKKALCLTAQERVSLEMKLWSKVPTIQDWNNSFLQRMVEIAKHESQDNKITPALNRPLLLQAYRAAKRRLFLFDYDGTLTPIVQDPAAAIPSARLFRILSKLAADPHNLIWIISGRDQQFLSKWLGSRMPQLGLSAEHGCFMKDVSSEEWVNLTTKYDMTWQEKVNEAMEQITVQTPGSFIEKKKVAVTWHYRRADPEQGEFLAGKLKASLEKFSKDLGLEVMEGKANLEVRPKFVNKGEIVKRLVWHPYGEKQLNEDEFKQDDTVPKSQLPDFVLCLGDDFTDEDMFNQLNDIESVWDKKFPDDKNEAGHYGIYPVTVGSASKKTVAKAHLTDPQQVLDTLGLLVGDVSLFQSPGTVELDDRGHVKDSESSVKSEQAGAAYNMKRSASLKDNA is encoded by the coding sequence ATGAGCTCTGACAAACCTGGCACTGCGGAAAAGCCCGTCTCCGGCCGCATCATCAATTGTGTGCCACAGCTCCCTTACAAGGTCAGCAGGAACGACCTCTACACGCCCGGCGAGAATCAGGACCCCGGCGACGAGTGGAAGCTGACTCCGATCTCTGGCAACAGCGCGCTATACTCGTCGCTGTATCTGCTCCGGGACTCGCCCGACTGGGAGGAGCATGTGGTGGGCTGGACCGGCGAGATCGACCCCGGCAACAAGTTCGCGTACGTCGCGCCTCCCAACCAGCGCGGCACCCAGGCCGCCAACGACAATGCGCGCTACAATTCGCAAGAGTCCAACGAGGATCCACTCTACCTGTCGCAGGAGCAGAAGCGGGTGATCgcggagaagctgcagGACAAGGAGGACTCCAATAACAAGATGACGGTCCACCCAGTCTGGCTGCTGCGCAGGGACCAGCTGCGTTGGCGTGAGTATTCGGACAAAATCGTTTGGCCCGCGCTGCACTACATCCTCAACCCCCCCTCAGACGGgcagaaagaaaacaccTGGTGGTACGACTATGTCAAGTTCAACGAGGCTTACGCTTTGAAGGTAGCCCAGATCTACCAGCCTGGTGACATAATCTGGGTTCACGATTACTACCTCATGCTGCTGCCCCAGCTGCTGCGCATGCGCTTCGGCGACGCCATTATCGCCTACTTCCATCATACCCCTTGGCCCAGTAGCGAATACTTCCGGTGCTTGTCCAAACGTAAGCAACTGCTGGACGGTATTCTAGGTAGCAACCGTGTGTGCTTCCAAAACGACGGCTTTTCCCGCCATTTTGTCTCTGCCTGTAAAAGACTTTTAGACTCCACCTccaccaagaagaagtccaAGGGCAAGGGCCGCGACGAATGGGTGATCAGCGTTTACGGCGGTGATGTTGTCGTTGACTCTCTCCCTATCGGCGTCAACACGGAGGAGATCTTGCGCAAGGCCTTTACCGAGGACATCGACGAAAAGGTCAAGGTCATTAAAGAAGCATACGcgaacaagaaaatcatTTTCGGCAGAGACAGACTGGATACTGTGAGAGGCGTTGTTCAGAAACTGCAGGCATTTGAGGCCTTTTTGGCTATGTACCCGGAGTACAGAGACAAGGTCGTTTTGATCCAAGTGAGCAGGCCCACTGCCACAGACCAGGGCTTGAAACTGGAGCAGCAAGTCAACGATCTTGTGAACTCTATCAACGCACAGTATGGTACCCTGAACTCTTCTCCAGTTCATCACTACCATGTCCGGATTCCAGAGGATGCATACCACTCTCTACTGAGAGCTGCTGACTTGTGTCTTATCACAAGCGCCAGAGACGGCATGAATACTACCGCCCTCGAGTACGTGACGGTTAAAAGCAGGTCTTCTATAGATGGATGCTACGCCAACCCCTTGGTCCTCAGCGAGTTCTCTGGAACTAGCAcggttttgaaggatgCTCTTATCGTTAATCCATGGGACGCCGTCGCCGTGGCTAGAACCATTAAGAAGGCGCTGTGCTTGACTGCACAAGAAAGAGTATCTCTGGAGATGAAGCTTTGGTCGAAGGTTCCAACCATCCAAGACTGGAACaacagcttcttgcagAGAATGGTGGAGATCGCCAAGCATGAGTCCCAAGATAACAAAATCACACCCGCTCTTAACAGGCCTCTTCTGTTGCAGGCATATCGCGCTGCCAAACGTCGCCTGTTTTTGTTCGACTATGATGGCACCTTGACGCCAATTGTGCAAGATCCTGCCGCGGCTATTCCAAGCGCGAGGTTGTTCAGAATTCTCTCCAAACTGGCAGCGGACCCACATAATCTCATATGGATTATTTCCGGAAGAGATCAACAGTTTCTGTCAAAATGGCTAGGCTCTCGCATGCCGCAATTAGGTTTGAGTGCTGAACACGGTTGCTTCATGAAGGACGTTTCATCCGAAGAGTGGGTCAACTTGACAACCAAGTATGACATGACATGGCAAGAGAAAGTAAATGAAGCCATGGAACAAATTACTGTTCAAACACCAGGTTCcttcattgaaaagaagaaggtcgCTGTCACGTGGCATTACAGACGTGCTGACCCAGAGCAGGGTGAGTTCTTGGCTGGAAAGCTGAAGGCCTCATTGGAGAAATTCTCTAAGGACCTCGGATTGGAAGTCATGGAGGGCAAAGCTAACCTCGAAGTTCGTCCTAAATTCGTGAACAAGGGTGAAATCGTGAAAAGATTAGTTTGGCATCCTTACGGTGAAAAGCAATTGAACGAAGATGAGTTCAAACAGGACGATACCGTGCCCAAGTCCCAGCTTCCTGACTTCGTCCTCTGTCTAGGTGATGACTTTACGGACGAAGATATGTTCAACCAGCTAAATGATATCGAGAGTGTCTGGGACAAGAAATTCCCCGACGATAAGAACGAAGCTGGTCACTACGGTATCTATCCTGTAACGGTCGGATCTGCATCCAAAAAGACCGTTGCAAAGGCACATTTGACTGACCCCCAGCAGGTGCTGGATACCCTAGGTTTGCTCGTTGGCGACGTTTCCTTGTTCCAAAGTCCTGGTACTGTCGAATTAGATGACCGTGGCCACGTTAAAGACAGCGAAAGCAGTGTGAAATCCGAGCAGGCCGGTGCAGCTTATAACATGAAACGGAGCGCATCCTTGAAGGATAACGCTTGA